Within the bacterium genome, the region GAAGTTCGTCGAGCTGCTCGTCGCGCCCAGCTACAGCGAGGAAGCGCTCGGCGCCCTCGCGGCGAAGAGCAAGCTGCGCCTGCTCGCCCTGCCCGAGCCGGCGGCCTGGCGGGCGCCGCGGCGCCTGCGCTCGATCGGTCCCCTGCTGCTCGTACAGGACGAGGACGCCGAGTTCGTGCCGCCCGCCGAGTGGCGGCGAGTGGCGGGGCCGGCGGCGGACGCGGCGACCCTGCGCGAACTCGAGCGGGCCTGGCGCGCGGTCAAGCACGTCAAGAGCAATGCGATCGTCATCTGGCGGGAGGAGCACCTGATCGGCGCCGGCGCCGGGCAGATGAGCCGCCTCGACTCCTGCCGCCTCGCCGTGGCCAAGGCGCGCGAGCTGGGCCACGCGCTGGACGGCGCGGTCGCCGCCTCGGACGCCTTCTTCCCCTTCGCCGACGGCCTCGAACTGCTCGCCGAGGCGGGGATCCGCGCGGTCGTCGAGCCGGGGGGTTCGGTGCGCGACGCGGAGGTCATCGCCCGCGCCGAGGCGCTCGGCGTCAGCCTGCTCTTCACCGGCCGCCGCCACTTCCGGCACTAGCGAAGGAGAACCGTGCACTCCGCGATCGTCATCCTCGACTACGGCTCGCAGTACACGCAGCTCATCGCGCGGCGCATCCGCGAGCTGGAGGTCTTCAGCGTCATCCTGCCCTGGAACGCCGAGGCGGCGGCGATCCGCGCCTACGCGCCGCTGGGCATCGGGCTCTCGGGCGGGCCGGCCAGCGTCTACGAGCCGGGCGCGCCGACCCTGAACCCGACCGTGCTCGACCTCGGCGTGCCCGTGCTCGGCATCTGCTACGGGATGCAGATCCTCGGCCGCGCGCTGGGGGCGACGATCGACCGCAGCGAGCGCCGCGAGTACGGGCTCGCCGAGCTGGACTGCGACCGCGCGTCACCGCTCTTCGCGGGCCTGGATGCCCGCGAGCCGGTCTGGATGAGCCACGGCGACAGCATGCACGATCTGCCGCCCGGCGCCCGCAGCCTCGCGACCAGCGCGGGCAGCCCGGTCTGCGCCTTCGCCGAGCCGGCGCGACGCGTCTTCGGGTTGCAGTTCCACCCCGAGGTTTCGCACACCCTGCACGGCACGCAGATCCTGCGCAACTTCGTCTTCACTATCTGTGGCGCGCGCCCCGACTGGACACGCGAGCAGTTCATCGAGGCGACGGTGACGCGCCTGCGCGAGCAGGTGGGCGAGGGTCGCGTCTTCTGCGCGGTGAGCGGCGGCGTCGATTCGACGGTGCTCGCCGCGCTGCTCAGCCGCGCGCTGGGTCGTCAAGTGGAGTGCGTCTTCATCGACACGGGGCTCCTGCGCAAGCACGAGGGCGACGAGGTGGCCGCGCTCTTCGCGCGCTACATGGACGTCTCCTTCCACCGCATCGACGCCGGGCCCGAGTTCCTCCGCGCCCTCGGCGGGCTCAGCGACCCGGAGGCCAAGCGCAGGGCGATCGGCCACACCTTCATCCGCGTCTTCGAGCGCGTGGCGGCGGGGCTCGGCGATCTGCCCTACCTGGCGCAGGGCACGCTCTACCCGGACGTCATCGAGTCCGTCTCCACGGGCGGACCGAGCGCGACGATCAAGAGCCACCACAACGTCGGCGGCCTTCCCGCCGATCTCGCCTTCACCTTGATCGAGCCGCTGCGCGAGCTGTTCAAGGACGAGGTCCGCGCCGTCGGCGCCGCGCTCGGCCTGCCGCGGGACTTCCTCGCCCGCCATCCCTTCCCGGGGCCGGGCCTGGCCGTACGCATCCTCGGCGAGGTGGATCCCGCGAAGGTCGCGGTGCTGCAGGAGGCCGACGCCATCTTCATCGACGAGCTGCGCGCGAGCGGCTGGTACGACAAGGTCTGGCAGGCCCTCGCCGTGCTGTTGCCCGTGCGCTCCGTCGGCGTGATGGGGGACCTGCGCACCTACGAGAACGTGGTCGCGCTGCGCGCCGTCGACTCGCTCGACGGCATGACCGCGCGCTGGAGCGAGCTGCCGCACGCCCTGCTCGAGCGGGTGAGCAATCGCATCATCGGCAGCGTGCGCGGAATCAATCGCGTGGTCTACGACATCAGCTCGAAGCCGCCGGCGACGATCGAGTGGGAGTGAGCATGCGCGCTGCCCTCGCCGCGGCCGCGGCCCTGCTGCTGGCGTCCGGCGCGACTGCGCCGCGCGCCGCCGAGCGCGAGACCACCTATGTCTATCCGCCCTTCAAGCACACGCTGGGCATGCAGCGCGTCGGCGAGCTGGAGCTGAAGCTCTTCCTCGGGCCGGGCGCGAAGATCGACAACCCGCAGGGCCTCGCGGCCGGCAAGCCGGAGAGCCGCGATGACGCGACGACCGAGCGCGACGACGACGAGCTGACCCTGCTCGCCGTCAACGCGGGGCGCGGCGAGATCATCTACAACCCCTCGCAGACCAGCCTGAAGCGCTACGGGCGCCTCGGCAGCGGCGAGGGCGAGTTCAGCGCGCCGCGGGGCATCGCCATCGAGCGCGGCGGCCTCGTCGCCGTGGCCGACACGGGCAACCGGCGGGTGGTGCTGCTGCGCCTGGGCGAGAAGGCGCTCGAATGGGTCGGGGCGCTCACGGCGGCCGACGGGCCGATCAGCCCGACGGCGGTCGCCTTCGCGGCCGACCAGCTGTGGGTGACGGACTTCGCGAGCGGCCGCGTGCTCCGCTTCAGCCTCGAGGGCCGCTGGCTGGACGCCTTCCCGCTCGCGGCGGCTCTCAGCGGGCCCTTGGCCCTGGCCGTGCAGGCGAAGGCGGACGCCTGGAACCAGTCCGGGCAGTTCACGCTGGCCGTCATCGACGCCGAGGGCGCGCGCGTATCCGCCTTCGACGAGACGGGGGCGCTGCGCGCCCGCGCGGAGGCGGCCAGCCTCGTCGCCGGTCCGGCGCGCTTCGGCTACCCGGTGATCGACCTCCACGGCCAGATCGTCCTGCCGGACTCGCTGGGCAGCCGACTCGTCAAGCTGGACGAGAAGCTGCGCGTGCTGGACGTGATCGACCACATCGACGACGACGAGAAGCCCCTGGACCGACCCAACTCGCTCGCGCTCTATCGGCGCTTCGGCCAGCTCTTCGTCGCCGAGGCCAAGGGGGGCAGCTACGCCTGGACGGGCACCGAGATCGGCGGTCTGCGCCTGACCCGCGCCGATGGGCAGGGGCAGCCCGGTCTGCAGATCGACTACCGCCTCAGCGAGCCGAGCCTGGTCAGTGCGCAGCTCCTGGCGGGGGGCGAGACGCGCGAGCTGATGGCGCCCCGGCGGCGTCGCGCGGGGGAGCGGCGCGAGTGGGTCGCCCTGCCGCCGGCGCTGGGGGCGGAGGCCGTCATCGTGCTGCGCGCGCAGCCGACCTACTCGGCGCGGCAGCAGCTCACCGCGGAGCAGCGCGCGGCGCTGCCGCCGGCCGGCGAAAGGCCCTAGGCGTGGCGGCGCCGGCGGGGGGCCGCGCGGAGGGACTGCGCAAGGGCCTGCACCTGGCCACTGTCCTCATCCCGCTCGCCGTCTGGTTCCTGCCGCCGGCGCACTGGCGCTGGCCGCTGGTCGCGGTTGCGCTCACGGCGCTCGCCCTGGACTTTCTCCGGCTCGGCCACCCGCGCGTCGGCCGCTTCGTGCGCGGGCTCGCCGGCCAGGCCCTGCGCCGGCACGAGCACGCCGAACTGGCCGGATCGAGTTACCTCGCTCTCGGCTGTCTGCTCGCGGCCTTCCTCTTCCCGCGGCCCGTCGCCGTGGCGGCGATGGGCTACCTCATCCTCGGCGACGGTCTCGCCGGTCTCGTCGGGCGCACCCTGGGTCGCCGCCGCCTCGCCTTCGGCAAGAGCGTGGAAGGCACGCTGGCGGGGCTGGGCGCGAATCTGCTCGTCGGGCTGCTCGTGCTGCCGGCCTGGCCGCTGGCGCTGCTCGGCGCCGTCGCCGCTTCAGCGATCGAGCTGCTCCCCCTGCCCCTGGACGACAATCTCGCCATCCCGCTGATCAGCGGCACGCTGCTCTGGTGGGCCCTGCTCTGAGCCCGAAGCCGGGAGGCTGCCGATGACCGCGGCGCGCCTGCGACCCTACCGCGAGTACCGTGAGCTGCCGCCGGCCGAGATGCTGGCCCGCGCTCGCGAGTTTCGCCTCGACATCGCGCGCCGGCGCACGGTGCGGCACTTCGATGGCCGGCCGGTGCCGCTCGCGCTGATCGCCGAGTGCCTGGCCGCCGCCGGCAACGCCCCCAGCGGCGCCAACCAGCAGCCCTGGCACTTCGCGGTGGTGAGCGACCCGGAGACGAAGCGGCGCCTGCGCGAGGCGGCGCAGGCTCAGGAGCGCGCCTTCTACGGCGGGCGCGCGCCCGCGGAGTGGCTGGCGGCCCTGGCCCCCCTCGGCACGAACGCCGACAAGCCCTTTCTCGAGACCGCCCCCTTCCTAATCGCGATCTTCGCACGGCGCTGGGAGGAGCTGCCGAACGGGGAGCGCCGCCACCACTACTATGTGAACGAATCGGTGGGGATCGCGACCGGCCTGCTGATCGCGGCCCTGCACCGGGCGGGCCTGGTCACGCTCACGCACACGCCGAGCCCGATGGGCTTCCTCGGCGAGCTGCTCGGGCGGCCCGCCGCGGAGCGGGCCTTCCTGCTGCTGGTCACCGGCTATCCGGCGCCTGGCGTCGAGGTGCCGGACATCCAGCGGCGCCGGCTGGCCGAGATCGCGGACCTGGACGGACGGCCCTTCCCCGAACACACCGTCGAACCGTAATCAGGACAAAGACTTAGGCGCACCGATGCGGGGTCGCCGCCGGCCCGGTTTGACAGCCGGCTCGGCCGCCCTTACATTGGCCTGGCCTAAATGACGGAATTCCAAGCTGATGAGGATGGGACCCGATGGCCCTTGGCATTCTGAAGAAGCTCTTCGGCACCCAGATGGAGCGGGAGATCCGCACCCTGCAGCCGACCGTGGCCGAGATCCTCGGCTACGGCGAGGCCTACGCCGCCCTGCCGGACGCGGCGCTGCCGGCCAAGACGGCCGAGTTCCGGGCGCGCCTGGCCGCGGGCGAGACCCTCGAGGGCCTCCTGCCCGAGGCCTTCGCCCTCGTCAAGGAGGCCTGCCGGCGCAAGGTGGGCCAGACCTGGGACGTCATGGGTCTGCCTCAGCGCTGGGAGATGGTCCCCTTCGACGTGCAGCTCATCGGCGGCATCGTCCTCCACCGCGGCCAGATCGCCGAGATGGCGACGGGCGAGGGGAAGACCCTCGTCGCCACGCTGCCGCTGTACCTGAACGCCCTGGCCGGCAAGGGCGCGCAGCTCGTCACCGTCAACGACTACCTGGCCGAGCGCGACGCGCGCTGGATGGGCCCCATCTTCGAGAGCCTGGGCCTCACGGTGGGGGTCATCCTCACCGGCCTGGAGCCGCCCGCCCGGCAGCGCGCCTACCGCTGCGACATCACCTACGGCACGAACAGCGAGTTCGGCTTCGACTACCTGCGCGACAACATGGTGGGCAGCGCCGACCAGCAGGTGCAGCGCGGCTTCCACTACGCGATCGTCGACGAGGTCGACTCGATCCTGATCGACGAGGCGCGCACGCCGCTGATCATCAGCGGCCCGGTGCGCGGCTCCAGCTCCGACGCCCGCTACTTCGAGCTGCGCCCGATGGTGGAGGGGCTCTTCCGCAAGCAGCAGCGCCTCGTCAACGAGCTGGCCGCCGAGGCCGAGCGCCTGCAGCAGAAGGAGAACCGCGGCGACGACGAGCGCTGGCGCCTGGGCACGCTGATGCTGCAGCTGCGCCACGGCTCGCCGAAGAACAAGCGCTACCTGCGCCTGCTCCAGGAGGAGGGCCTGGCCAGCCTCGTCGGCCAGGTCGAGAACACGAACATCCGCGACAAGACGATGCCCGAGCTGGACGCGGCGCTCTACTTCGTCATCGACGAGAAGGGGCACTCGATCGAGCTGACCGAGAAGGGCCTCGACTCGCTGAGCGAGAAGGATCGCCAGCTCTTCGTGCTGCCCGACCTCAGCGTGCGCCTGGGCGAGATCGACGGCGCCGACGCGCTCGACGCCGCCGCGCGCGCCCTCGCCCGCGAGGAGGCGCACCGCGAGTACGCCGAGCGCAGCGAGATCATCCACATGGTCCAGCAGCTCCTGCGCGCCTACAGCCTCTTCGAGAAGGACGTCGAGTACGTCGTCCAGGAGGGCAAGGTGCAGATCGTCGACGAGTTCACCGGGCGCATCCTGCACGGCCGGCGCTACTCCGACGGCCTGCACCAGGCGATCGAGGCCAAGGAAGGCGTGCGCATCGAGGGCCAGACCCAGACCTACGCGACGATCACCTACCAGAACTTCTTCCGCATGTACGAGAAGCTGGCCGGCATGACGGGCACGGCGATCACCGAGGAAGCCGAGTTCTGGGAGATCTACAAGCTGAAGGTCGCCGTCGTGCCGACGAACCGGCCCATCGTGCGCACGGACGAGGACGACCGCATCTACCGCACGCGCAAGGAGAAGATCGAGGCGATCCTCGCCGAGATCGAGCGCCTGCACGCCATCGGCCTGCCGGTGCTGGTGGGCACCGTCTCGGTCGAGTTCAGCGAGATGCTCAGCCGCGTGCTCAAGGGCCGCAATATCCCGCACAACGTGCTCAACGCCAAGCAGCACCAGCGCGAGGCGGAGATCGTGGCGGGCGCCGGCCAACCCGGCGCGGTGACGATCGCCACCAACATGGCCGGCCGCGGCACCGACATCAAGCTGCACCCGGGCGTGCTCGACGGCAGCGCCCTCGATCTCGCCGCCGAGCCGGACGCGGCCGCGGCGCCGCGCGGCCTGCAGATCGTCGGCACCGAGCGCCACGAGAGCCGGCGCATCGACCGCCAGCTGCGCGGGCGCTCCGGCCGGCAGGGCGATCCCGGCCGCAGCCTCTTCTTCCTCTCCCTCGAGGACAACCTGATGCGCCTGTTCATGGGCGATCGCATGGGGGCGATCATGGACCGCATCGGCGTCCAGGAGGGCGAGGTGATCACCCACCGCCTGGTGACGAACGCCATCGAGCGCGCGCAGAAGAAGGTCGAGGCCTACAACTTCGACATCCGCAAGAACCTGATCAAGTACGACGACGTGATGAACGCGCAGCGCGAGGTCGTCTACGACCGGCGGGCCTTCTACATCGAGGCGGAGGATCTCGACGAGGAGCTGGGCGAGAAGACGCGCGAACTGGCGGGCGCGCTCGTCGACAAGCACATTCCGGAGCACGCGCTCGCGGAGACCTGGGACGGCGCCGCGCTCTTCCACGAGCTGGAGAGCATCTTCCTCGGCAGCTTCGCACTGCCCCCGGCCGAACTCGAGCAGATCGGCCGCGACCAGTTGCGCAACCTCGTCGTCGACCGCGCGCTCGAGCGCCTCGCCGAGCGCAAGGCCGCGCTGCCGGCAGAGCTCTTCGTGCAGGTCGCCCGCTTCGCCCTCCTGCGCAGCCTCGACGAGGCCTGGAAGGACCACCTGCTCGAGCTGGACAACCTCAAGAGCGGGATCGGCCTGCGCGGCTACGGCCAGAAGGATCCGCTGATCGAGTTCAAGCGCGAGGCCTTCGCGCTCTTCGAGGAGTTCATCGCGCGCGTGGACCACGACAGTCTCCACGCGCTCTTCCATCTGCAGGTGACCGTGGCTCCGGCCGCCTACGCGGGCGAGGACCTCTCCCGGGTCAGGGCCGAGCACGAGGCGGCCGCGGCCGTGACGGCGGCGGCAGCCGACGCGCCGGAGGCGACGGCTGCGGCCGCGGCGCCCGCCGCCGCAGCGATCGCGAGCCGCGGTGCGGCGGCGAGCGCCCCGCCGGCGCCCGTCGTCAGCGGTCCGAAAGTGGGCCGCAACGAGCCCTGTCCCTGCGGCAGCGGCCTCAAGTACAAGCGCTGCCATGGCCGCGAGGCCTAGGCGCGCCGCCAACTCGGGGCTGGACGCGACCGGGATCGGATGCTAGCTTGCCGCGCAAGCTGGGAGTGAATCGGCATGCAGAAGCGCTGGAAGGAAATCGTCATCACCATCCTCGAGCAGAGCGAGGGGCTGGCACCGCAGCAGCGCGCGCAGCTCGAGCGCCTGCGGGGCGAGCTGTCGGCGGCCGGCCTGCCGGAGGCCGCCGTCGAAGCGGCGGTGCACGAGATCCTCGCGCTCGGCCTGGGCGGCGCCGCGCCCCGCGGGGCGCCGGGCGCGCCGGCGGCGCGGCTGCCGGCCACGGCCCAGGAGTACTTGCAGCGCCTGGTCAACCTCGGTCTCATCGACGAGGACCAGCGCGAAGAGCTGCTGGTGCGCGCCCGCCGCAACCATCCGGCCGGCGCTACGCTGGACGACATCCAGTTCCTGGCCGCGTCGCTCATCTTCGATGAGAGTCTCGGCATCGTGTGGGGATGGGACGGCGAGATCCAGACGTCCGCGCACCCCCTCCACTGAGCTCGCGGAGCGACGGCATGGCCCAGAAGCTGCTCATCGTCGAGAGCCCGACGAAGGCACGCACCTTTCAGAAGTACCTCGGCCGCGGCTACGTCATCAAGGCGAGCAAGGGCCACGTCGTCGACCTGCCCAAGAGCAAGCTGGGCATCGACCTCGACAACGGCTTCGCGCCCCAGTACGTGACGATCCGCGGCAAGGGCAAGGTGATCAAGGAGCTCGAGCAGGCCGCGCGCAAGGCGGACGAGGTGCTGCTCGCCACCGACCCCGACCGCGAGGGCGAGGCGATCGCCTGGCACCTCAAGCAGCACTTGGAGCGGCGGCAGCCGAACATCCACCGCATCCTGCTCAACGAGATCACGCAGGAGGCGATCGCCGAGGCCGTCAAGCAGCCCGGCGAGGTCGACCTGCGCAAGGTCGAGGCGCAGCAGGCGCGGCGCGTGCTCGATCGTCTGGTCGGCTACCAGATCAGCCCCCTCCTGTGGAAGATCTTCTTCTACGGCCTCAGCGCCGGCCGCGTGCAGAGCGTCGCGCTGCGGCTGATCGTCGAGCGGGAGGCGGAGCGGCGCCGCTTCGCGCGCGAGGAGTACTGGTCCCTGCGCGCCGAGTTCCGCGGCGATGCCGGCGAGCCCTTCGAGGGCAAGCTGGTCAAGTGGCGCGGCGAAGAGCCGCGGCTGGCCGACCTCGCGGCGGCGCGCACCCTGCTCGCGGCCCTGGGCGTCGAGCCGGCGGCGCTGGCGGGCGCCAGCGCGGAGGCGCTCGCAGGGGGTAGCCTGGCGCTGCCGGTCGGCACGACGCCCGCGTACCGGGTGGTCAGCGTCGAGCGCAAGCAGCGCCGCCGCTCGCCCGAGCCGCCCTACATCACGAGCACCCTGCAGCGCGACGCGAGCAGCAAGCTCGGTTTCACGGCGCGGCGCACGATGATGCTCGCGCAGCAGCTCTACGAAGGCATCGAGCTCGGCGCCGAGGGCGCGGTCGGCCTCATCACCTACATGCGCACGGACTCGACGCGCGTCGCCGAGGGTGCGCGCGCGGAGCATCACGACTGGGTGCGACGGCACTTCGGCGAGGACTACCTGCCCGCCCAGGCGCGCCGGCACAAGGTCAAGGCCGGCGCCCAGGACGCCCACGAGGCGATCCGCCCGACCAGCGTCGCCCGCGCGCCGGAGAGCCTGCGCGGCCACCTGACGAAGGACCAGCTCGCGGTCTACCGCCTGATCTGGCAGCGCTTCCTGGCCAGCCTGATGGCCGACGCGCGCTTCGAGGCGACGGGCGTGGACGTTGCCGCCGGCGACGCGGTCTTTCGGGCGACGGGCAACCGCCTCCTCTTCGACGGCTACCGGCGCGCCTTCGGCGCCGCGCGCGGCACCGCCGCCGACGAGAACGGCAACGGCGACGGTGAACGCCTGCTGCCGGCCATCGCCGAGGGCGAGCGCCTGCAGGCCGCGCTGCTGCCGCGGCAGCACTTCACGGAGCCCCCGCCGCGCTATTCGGAGAGCAGCCTGATCAAGGAGCTCGAAGAGCGGGGGATCGGCCGGCCCAGCACCTACGCGAGCATCGTGGGCACGATCCAGGGCCGCGACTACCTGACCCTCGACGAGAGCCGCCGCTTCCAGCCGACGGAACTGGGCGAGAGCGTCTGGAAGGTGCTCGCCGAGGGCTTCCCGAAGCTCTTCGAGGTCGGCTTCACCGCCCGCATGGAGGCGGAGCTGGACAAGGTCGAGGAGGGCGCGGAGCCCTGGACCGAGGTCGTCGGCCACCTCTACACGCCGATGCGCAAGGCCCTCGACGCCGTCGAGAAGGACACGAGCAGCCTGCGCGAGGCGATCCGCGAGGCGACCGAGGAGCGCTGCCCCAAGTGCGGCCGACCGATGATCAAGACCTGGGGGCGCAATGGCCGCTTCCTCGCTTGCAGCGGCTACCCCGAGTGCCGCAGCTCGCGGCCCCTGGAGGCGCCGACGGTGGCGGGTGACCAGCGCTGCGGCGAGTGCGGCGCCGAGATGATGGTGCGCGTCGGCCGCTTCGGCCGTTTCGCCGCCTGCTCGCGCTACCCGGACTGCAAGGGCACGGCGCCGCTGGAGGTCGGCGTCGGCTGCCCGCGCGAGAGCTGCAGCGGCCAGCTGGTCGAGAAGCGCAGCAAGCGGGGCCGTACCTTCTACGGCTGCAACCGCTATCCCGACTGCGACTTCGCCAGCTGGAGCCGGCCGGTACCCGCGCCCTGTCCGGACTGCGGCGGCCTCGTCGTCGAGAAGGCGACGAAGGCCAAGGGCAGCTTCCAGCAGTGCACGGTCTGCAAGCTGGAGATCCCCGAGTAGCCTTGCGCGATCCCATCCTCATCATCGGCGGCGGCCTCGCGGGCTCGGAGGCCGCCCTCGTGCTCGCGGCGGCGGGCGAGCGCGTGCGCCTCTGCGAGCAGAAGCCCGCGCAGCGCTCGCCGGCGCACCGCCTCGACGGTCCCGCCGAGCTGGTCTGCAGCAACTCGCTGAAGTCGACGCGCTTGGACAGCGCGAGCGGCCTCCTCAAAGCGGAGATGCGGCGGCTCGGCAGCCGGCTTTTGCCCCTGGCCGAGGCCGGCGGGCTGCCGGCGGGCGCGGCGCTGGCCGTCGATCCCGCGCGCTTCAGCGAGGCCGTGGCCGTGGCCCTGGCGGCGCAGCCGCAGATCGAACGCGTTGCGGGGGAGGTCAGGGCGCTGCCGCCGGGGGGCGATTGCCTCGTCGCCACGGGCCCCCTGACGAGCCCGGCGCTGAGCGCGGCGATCGAGGCGCACTTCGGCCTGGAGCGCCTGAGCTTCTACGACGCGATCGCGCCCAGCGTGACCCGCGAGAGCCTGGACGTGGCGGCGCTCTTCGCGGCCAGTCGCTACGACAAGGGCGAGGCCGACTACCTCAACGCGCCCCTGGACCGCGCGACCTACGCGGACTTCACGGCCGCCCTCGCGGCCGCCGAGCCCTATCCGGCGAAGGCCTTCGAGCAGGGCGTGCCCTACTTCGAGTCCTGCCTGCCCGTGGAGGTGATTGCCGCCCGTGGGCCGGAGTCCCTGCGCTTCGGGCCGCTGCGGCCGGTCGGCCTGCGCGATCCGGCGACGGGGCGGCGCCCGCACGCCGTCCTGCAGCTCCGGCGCGAGAACGCCGCCGGCACGGTCTGGGGACTCGTCGGCTGCCAGACCCGCCTGCGCACGGGCGACCAGGAGCGAATCTTCCGCCTGGTGCCCGCCCTGGCCGCAGCCGAGTTCGTGCGCTACGGCGCCATGCACCGGAACTTCTTCCTCGACTTCCCGCGGGCGCTGACGCCCTTCCAGGAGAGCCAGCGCCAGGCGGGTCTCTTCTTCGCCGGGCAGATGACCGGCGTCGAGGGCTACGTCGAATCGATGGCCAGCGGTCTGCTCGCCGCGCGCCACCTGCTGGCGCGGCGGCGGGGCGAGGCGCCCAGCCTCCCGCCCGCCGCCACGCTCCTGGGCGCGCTCGTCGGCTTCCTCGCCGGCCAGGCGCCGGGGCGGGCGCAGCCGATGAACGCCGCCTTTGGGCTCCTGCCGCCCCTGGCAGGGCGCCTGCCGGGGGGGCGCGCGGCCCGCAAGCTGGCCTACGCCCAGCGCTCGCTCGCCGCTCTGGACGCTTACCTGCAGACAGCGCGAGACTTGCGGCTCTGAAGGCGCTCTGCTAGTTTCCGGCCGTGTCCGACCTCCTCGCCGACTTCTTGCGCTACCTCGCGGTGGAACGGGCCTGCTCGGAGCACACTGTGCAGGCCTACCGGCGCGACATCACCCAGTACCTCAGCTTCCTGGACTACCAGGGCGACCCGGCCGCGCTGGCCGTGGACCGCCAGCGCCTGCGCCGCTTCCTCGCCCTGGCGCGGCGCGACGCCTTCGCCCTCGCCGAGGGCCGGCCGCGCAAGGCGGCGCTCAGCGAGCGCAGTCTGGCGCGCAAGCTCTCGGCCCTGCGCGCCTTCTACCGCTGGCTGAACCGGCGCGGGCTGCTCGCTGCGGATCCCTCGCGCCTGGTGGAGACCCCGCGCCAGGGCCGGCCGCTGCCGGTCTTCGCCGAAGAGGGCTGGGTGCATCGCATGATGGGCTTGCCCGACACGACGGCGCCGCGCGGTCTGCGCGATCGGGCCGTGCTGGAGCTGCTCTACGGGGCCGGCCTGCGCCTCGCCGAGCTGCGCGGCCTGCGCCGCGACGACGTCGACCTGCGCGGCGAGCTGCTGCGCGTGCGGGGCAAGGGGGCCAAGGAGCGTCTCGTGCCGCTGCAGGGCGAAGCGAGGCGCTGGCTGGAGCGCTGGCTGGCCGCGGCGGCGCCGCCGGGCCCGGCGCCCGTCTTCGCGGGCCGGTCCGGCGACGGGGCGATCGGCCGGCGCACGGTGCAGCGCCTCGTCGAGAAGTACCTCGGCCAGGTCGCGACGCTCGCGCGCGTGAGTCCGCACGTGCTCCGGCACAGCTTCGCGACCCACCTCTTGGAGCGGGGCGCCGACCTGCGCTCGATCCAGGAGATGCTCGGCCACGCCAGCCTGACGAGCACCCAGGTCTACACGCACGTCAGTACCGAGAAGCTCAAGGCGGTGCACCGCAAGGCGCACCCGCGCGGATGATCCCCACGCCAGCACCCGCGCGCAGCGGGAGTACAGACTAGAGGAGGAATGGCCTTGTCGCAGCCGAAGGATTTCATCTCGATTGCGGACTGGAGCACGGAAGACCTGATCCGCCTGCTCGAGCTGGCGATGGAGCAGAAGCGCACCCTCAAGAAGAGCGGCAAGCTGCCGGCCACCCACGCCGGCAAGGTGCTGGCCTGCATCTTCCACAAGCCGAGCCTGCGCACGCGCATCAGCTTCGAGGTGGCGATCCGCCAGCTCGGCGGCTCGAGCCTGTACATCACGGACAAGGAGATCGGCCTGGGCAGCCGCGAGTCGCCCCAGGACGTGGCCCGCGTGCTCGAGCGCTA harbors:
- the topA gene encoding type I DNA topoisomerase → MGRRDPDVRAPPPLSSRSDGMAQKLLIVESPTKARTFQKYLGRGYVIKASKGHVVDLPKSKLGIDLDNGFAPQYVTIRGKGKVIKELEQAARKADEVLLATDPDREGEAIAWHLKQHLERRQPNIHRILLNEITQEAIAEAVKQPGEVDLRKVEAQQARRVLDRLVGYQISPLLWKIFFYGLSAGRVQSVALRLIVEREAERRRFAREEYWSLRAEFRGDAGEPFEGKLVKWRGEEPRLADLAAARTLLAALGVEPAALAGASAEALAGGSLALPVGTTPAYRVVSVERKQRRRSPEPPYITSTLQRDASSKLGFTARRTMMLAQQLYEGIELGAEGAVGLITYMRTDSTRVAEGARAEHHDWVRRHFGEDYLPAQARRHKVKAGAQDAHEAIRPTSVARAPESLRGHLTKDQLAVYRLIWQRFLASLMADARFEATGVDVAAGDAVFRATGNRLLFDGYRRAFGAARGTAADENGNGDGERLLPAIAEGERLQAALLPRQHFTEPPPRYSESSLIKELEERGIGRPSTYASIVGTIQGRDYLTLDESRRFQPTELGESVWKVLAEGFPKLFEVGFTARMEAELDKVEEGAEPWTEVVGHLYTPMRKALDAVEKDTSSLREAIREATEERCPKCGRPMIKTWGRNGRFLACSGYPECRSSRPLEAPTVAGDQRCGECGAEMMVRVGRFGRFAACSRYPDCKGTAPLEVGVGCPRESCSGQLVEKRSKRGRTFYGCNRYPDCDFASWSRPVPAPCPDCGGLVVEKATKAKGSFQQCTVCKLEIPE
- a CDS encoding methylenetetrahydrofolate--tRNA-(uracil(54)-C(5))-methyltransferase (FADH(2)-oxidizing) TrmFO, with protein sequence MRDPILIIGGGLAGSEAALVLAAAGERVRLCEQKPAQRSPAHRLDGPAELVCSNSLKSTRLDSASGLLKAEMRRLGSRLLPLAEAGGLPAGAALAVDPARFSEAVAVALAAQPQIERVAGEVRALPPGGDCLVATGPLTSPALSAAIEAHFGLERLSFYDAIAPSVTRESLDVAALFAASRYDKGEADYLNAPLDRATYADFTAALAAAEPYPAKAFEQGVPYFESCLPVEVIAARGPESLRFGPLRPVGLRDPATGRRPHAVLQLRRENAAGTVWGLVGCQTRLRTGDQERIFRLVPALAAAEFVRYGAMHRNFFLDFPRALTPFQESQRQAGLFFAGQMTGVEGYVESMASGLLAARHLLARRRGEAPSLPPAATLLGALVGFLAGQAPGRAQPMNAAFGLLPPLAGRLPGGRAARKLAYAQRSLAALDAYLQTARDLRL
- a CDS encoding tyrosine recombinase XerC, with amino-acid sequence MSDLLADFLRYLAVERACSEHTVQAYRRDITQYLSFLDYQGDPAALAVDRQRLRRFLALARRDAFALAEGRPRKAALSERSLARKLSALRAFYRWLNRRGLLAADPSRLVETPRQGRPLPVFAEEGWVHRMMGLPDTTAPRGLRDRAVLELLYGAGLRLAELRGLRRDDVDLRGELLRVRGKGAKERLVPLQGEARRWLERWLAAAAPPGPAPVFAGRSGDGAIGRRTVQRLVEKYLGQVATLARVSPHVLRHSFATHLLERGADLRSIQEMLGHASLTSTQVYTHVSTEKLKAVHRKAHPRG